Proteins from a single region of Crassaminicella profunda:
- a CDS encoding AAA family ATPase, with product MEEAIIRNFYDDFEEIEREIKKQIVGQDEIIKKVLIGIIAGGNVLMEGTPGLGKTVLVKTFSKVLDLPFSRIQFTPDLMPADITGTEIVNKNAEGLEFHFEKGPIFSSLVLADEINRATPKTQSALLEAMQEKTVTIGKNTYKLEEPFFVLATENPLEMEGTYSLPEAQLDRFMFKLNIELPQMEDLFKIIDLTVDQENEPNIKKCATKEKILSLKKAAMKVPIASNIKEKVIKIMLSTHPDRSEIKLVKDYVKCGASPRGIQAIIAASKVRALSEGRFHVSLEDIYDMAIPCLRHRIFLNFKAMADKVDPDMMIKEILKKVK from the coding sequence ATGGAAGAGGCAATCATTAGAAATTTTTATGATGATTTTGAAGAAATCGAAAGAGAAATAAAAAAGCAAATTGTAGGACAAGATGAAATCATCAAAAAAGTACTGATTGGAATTATTGCAGGTGGAAATGTACTAATGGAAGGAACACCAGGACTTGGAAAAACCGTTTTAGTCAAGACTTTTTCAAAGGTATTAGATTTGCCTTTTTCAAGGATTCAATTTACTCCTGATTTGATGCCTGCTGATATAACAGGAACAGAAATTGTCAACAAAAATGCAGAGGGGTTGGAGTTTCATTTTGAAAAAGGACCTATATTTAGTTCTTTGGTTTTAGCAGACGAGATCAATCGAGCTACACCAAAAACACAGAGTGCTCTTTTAGAAGCCATGCAAGAAAAAACAGTAACCATTGGAAAAAATACTTATAAGTTAGAGGAGCCTTTCTTTGTTTTGGCAACAGAAAACCCTTTAGAGATGGAAGGAACTTATTCTCTTCCAGAGGCACAATTAGATCGATTTATGTTCAAATTAAACATTGAGTTGCCTCAAATGGAGGATTTGTTTAAAATTATTGATTTAACAGTAGATCAAGAAAATGAACCCAATATTAAAAAATGTGCAACAAAAGAAAAGATATTATCACTTAAAAAAGCAGCTATGAAAGTACCAATAGCTTCAAATATAAAGGAAAAGGTTATAAAAATTATGCTGAGTACCCATCCAGATAGAAGTGAAATAAAACTAGTAAAGGATTATGTAAAATGTGGAGCAAGTCCAAGGGGAATACAAGCAATCATCGCAGCGTCAAAAGTAAGAGCACTATCAGAAGGAAGATTTCATGTTTCATTAGAAGATATTTATGATATGGCTATTCCTTGTTTAAGACATAGAATTTTTCTAAACTTCAAAGCAATGGCAGACAAGGTAGATCCAGATATGATGATCAAGGAAATACTAAAGAAGGTGAAATAA
- a CDS encoding MASE3 domain-containing sensor histidine kinase has translation MGNVKNHKEIGLICFIMCIFILSTNCSFSQDKSKQHILILNSYHRGCNWTERIEEGIIKTLKSNDKNYAIHMEYMDTKRMYDDEYLKKLYELYEYKFKDSQFDVIVSTDDDALKFLLKYKEKLFFDTPVIFCGVNDFKDSMLIGHKDFTGVVEKADIKDTIDIGLKMHPKTKYIAVVLDESFNGIKYKKEIEKIEPSYSEIKFILINGEKISDIKENIKNLPESSIIFWSGMFKNHVGGFISTKKCIQSISKEKALPLYSCWENYLGRGIVGGKIASGYDQGEIAIEKAIKVLEGERIEAIPIMKKSLSQYRFDYNQMKKFGVKLSDLPEDSIVMNKPSTIYSVQKEIVYNILLLIIIFLIMITTILFRNISKRKKIEKKLEDHLEFMNMLMDTIPNPIFYKNTKGVYIGCNKSFEEFIGITRKNIIGQGVYDIFHKELADVYYKMDDELMDQGGHQIYEEKIHNQDDTYRDVIFYKGAYKNSEGKVDGLIGVVVDITERKKAEEKIHESEKRYRRLFELLPEGIIVYDEEQIEFTNKAVINLLGAEDQHEIMGKHIMDFVHPDYHEIVKKRMRRIKEEKATVAPLEQKIIRIDGKIIDIEVTATPFMDNGRVKKIVVFRDLTEHKKSEALQKRIREAEEQDKLKTEFFANISHELRTPLNVIFSSMQLLELDLKNSFKLYDIENLNKRMKVLKQNGYRLLRLVNNLIDITKMDSGYFELEIQNHNIVSIVEDITLSVAEYIEQKQINIQFDTDVEERIIACDPNKIERIILNLLSNAIKFTNPGGSIFVNMLDKGENIEIVVRDTGIGIPEDKLEIVFERFRQVDKSLRRNHEGSGIGLSLVQSLVKMHGGDICVESEYGKGTRFSIELPVKIIDEGKQNLPKQKIPQAYAERIDIEFSDIYA, from the coding sequence ATGGGCAATGTAAAGAATCATAAAGAGATAGGTCTCATTTGCTTTATTATGTGTATCTTTATTTTATCAACAAATTGTTCATTTTCACAAGACAAAAGTAAGCAACATATACTTATTCTAAATTCTTATCATAGAGGGTGTAATTGGACGGAACGTATAGAAGAGGGGATTATAAAAACGTTAAAAAGTAATGATAAAAACTATGCAATTCATATGGAGTATATGGATACAAAGAGAATGTATGATGATGAATATTTAAAAAAGCTATATGAATTATATGAATACAAATTTAAAGATAGCCAATTTGATGTGATCGTATCTACTGATGATGATGCGTTAAAATTTTTGTTAAAATACAAAGAAAAATTATTTTTTGATACACCAGTGATTTTCTGTGGAGTCAATGATTTTAAAGATTCAATGCTTATAGGGCATAAAGATTTTACGGGAGTAGTTGAAAAGGCAGATATAAAAGATACGATAGATATAGGTCTTAAGATGCATCCTAAGACAAAATATATTGCTGTCGTATTGGATGAAAGTTTCAATGGTATTAAATATAAAAAAGAAATAGAAAAAATCGAACCTTCTTATAGTGAAATAAAATTTATTCTTATAAATGGAGAAAAAATTAGTGATATTAAAGAGAATATTAAAAATTTACCAGAATCAAGTATTATATTTTGGAGTGGTATGTTTAAAAATCATGTGGGAGGATTTATTTCAACGAAAAAATGTATACAAAGTATTTCGAAAGAAAAGGCTCTTCCTTTATATAGTTGTTGGGAGAATTATTTAGGTAGAGGAATTGTAGGGGGAAAGATTGCAAGTGGTTATGATCAAGGGGAAATAGCTATTGAAAAAGCTATAAAAGTTTTAGAAGGAGAAAGGATTGAAGCTATTCCTATTATGAAAAAAAGTTTAAGTCAATATAGGTTTGACTATAACCAAATGAAGAAATTTGGAGTAAAGCTTTCAGATTTACCAGAAGATAGCATTGTCATGAATAAACCTTCTACGATTTATTCCGTACAAAAGGAAATCGTTTATAATATTTTATTGCTTATTATTATTTTTCTTATAATGATTACAACTATACTCTTTAGAAATATTTCTAAGCGAAAGAAAATTGAAAAAAAACTAGAAGATCATTTAGAATTTATGAATATGCTTATGGATACCATTCCTAATCCAATATTTTATAAAAATACAAAAGGGGTTTATATAGGATGTAATAAAAGCTTTGAAGAATTTATAGGGATTACTAGAAAAAATATTATAGGTCAAGGTGTGTATGATATTTTTCATAAGGAATTGGCCGATGTTTACTATAAGATGGATGATGAATTGATGGATCAAGGAGGTCATCAAATATATGAAGAAAAGATTCATAATCAAGATGATACCTATCGTGATGTGATTTTTTATAAGGGAGCTTATAAAAATTCAGAAGGAAAAGTAGATGGACTCATTGGTGTTGTTGTGGATATAACGGAACGGAAGAAGGCTGAGGAAAAAATACATGAAAGTGAAAAGCGATATCGTAGACTATTTGAGCTCTTACCAGAAGGAATTATTGTTTATGATGAAGAACAAATAGAGTTTACAAATAAGGCTGTAATAAATCTGTTAGGAGCAGAAGATCAACATGAAATTATGGGAAAACATATAATGGATTTTGTACATCCAGATTATCATGAAATTGTTAAAAAGAGAATGAGACGGATAAAGGAAGAGAAGGCAACAGTGGCTCCTTTAGAACAAAAAATTATTAGAATAGATGGAAAAATAATAGATATAGAAGTTACAGCTACACCATTTATGGATAATGGAAGAGTCAAAAAAATTGTTGTTTTTAGAGACCTTACAGAGCATAAAAAATCAGAAGCTTTGCAGAAAAGAATAAGGGAAGCAGAGGAACAAGATAAGCTAAAGACAGAATTCTTTGCAAATATTTCCCATGAATTGAGAACACCTTTGAATGTAATCTTTAGTAGCATGCAATTACTTGAATTAGATCTGAAGAATAGCTTTAAACTATATGATATAGAAAATTTAAATAAACGTATGAAGGTATTGAAGCAAAATGGATATAGGTTACTAAGACTAGTAAACAATTTAATTGATATTACCAAAATGGATTCAGGCTATTTTGAATTAGAAATACAAAATCATAATATTGTAAGTATTGTGGAAGATATTACCTTGTCTGTAGCAGAATATATTGAACAAAAACAAATAAACATTCAGTTTGATACAGATGTTGAAGAAAGGATTATTGCCTGTGATCCAAATAAAATTGAAAGGATTATATTAAACTTGCTTTCAAATGCTATAAAATTTACAAATCCAGGTGGAAGTATTTTTGTCAATATGCTTGATAAGGGTGAAAATATAGAAATCGTAGTCAGGGATACGGGGATAGGCATTCCAGAAGATAAGCTAGAAATTGTTTTTGAGAGATTTAGGCAGGTGGATAAATCATTAAGGAGAAATCATGAAGGGAGTGGAATTGGTTTATCTCTTGTGCAATCTCTTGTGAAAATGCATGGAGGAGACATTTGTGTTGAGAGTGAATATGGTAAAGGAACTAGGTTTAGCATAGAACTTCCAGTAAAAATAATAGATGAAGGAAAACAGAATTTACCAAAACAAAAGATTCCACAAGCTTATGCTGAAAGGATAGATATTGAGTTTTCTGATATATATGCATAG
- a CDS encoding divergent polysaccharide deacetylase family protein, with protein sequence MFLVMTKKALYKVIILILVICLLIIGAFFKCTKNTQTNSEPAGYVALVIDDLGYHGDGTDDLLKINIPITAAVMPFSPFTKSDAEAAYKAGIEVIMHVPMEPIVGKKEWLGPRGITCDLSDEEIKLRIKEGLEEIKYATGMNNHMGSKATQDQRVMKDILAIAKDKNLFFLDSKTNPNSVVADIGEELDVPCFGRDVFLDNVKSQKTIEKQLEKLKCIALEKGYAIGIGHVGAEGGKVTISAIRNMVPVLEREGIEFINLSRLKDLMKNNNKNDLE encoded by the coding sequence ATGTTTTTGGTAATGACAAAAAAAGCATTATATAAAGTCATTATTTTAATCCTTGTGATATGTTTGTTGATAATAGGTGCTTTTTTTAAATGTACAAAAAATACTCAAACTAATTCTGAGCCAGCTGGCTATGTTGCATTGGTTATTGATGATCTTGGATATCATGGGGACGGAACAGATGATTTGTTAAAAATTAATATCCCTATTACTGCTGCTGTAATGCCATTTTCACCATTTACCAAGAGTGATGCAGAAGCTGCATATAAAGCAGGGATTGAAGTCATCATGCATGTACCTATGGAGCCCATTGTTGGAAAAAAGGAATGGCTAGGGCCAAGAGGAATTACTTGTGATTTATCGGATGAAGAAATAAAGCTTCGGATTAAAGAAGGATTAGAAGAAATAAAATATGCTACAGGGATGAACAATCATATGGGTTCTAAGGCTACTCAGGATCAAAGAGTAATGAAGGATATATTGGCAATTGCAAAGGATAAAAATTTATTCTTTTTAGATAGTAAAACAAATCCAAATTCTGTTGTAGCAGATATAGGAGAGGAATTAGATGTTCCTTGTTTCGGAAGAGATGTATTTTTAGATAATGTAAAAAGTCAAAAAACAATAGAAAAGCAATTAGAAAAACTTAAGTGTATTGCCCTAGAAAAGGGATATGCCATAGGAATAGGACATGTAGGAGCTGAAGGGGGAAAGGTTACCATTAGTGCTATAAGAAATATGGTACCTGTTTTAGAACGGGAAGGCATTGAATTTATAAATTTATCAAGGTTAAAGGATTTGATGAAAAACAATAATAAAAATGATTTAGAATGA
- a CDS encoding BatA domain-containing protein: MKFLNPLGLLLGLLLFFIILLYFKKKQIIEKKASNIAIWDEVIKEVEGIKSRKINQYLLLIIQLIIGGLIVLAFSKLIWIQDFKGEEITFAIDCSITMKSVEDGKTHFQMAKEKIENYMENVTHDKRMNLVLCKGSSSIYLKDAKKEEVKKAIKKLSCSNESLNIDYAREILKSLSGEKIIITDKDLSLGMSTIKVGNKFENVGITYANYDYYTDTLLCRIKNYGKSQKEVLIGLYDEQKRDLKRINLSGKEEMDVSFQGLKASKKWTLKIENEDLLKEDNVFVVALGEVYKRQVLFIGENLFLEKALLSIPYIHVEKQKIGEPIKKDYDLYIVEKEGNIQNLPQNANVWYLSPNLEQIDGKIKVASMVKGIKSPFTKDLDLTKVYTRPISYLKEKEGYGTILQADGKPIMIYGKEKMQRNVYGSIDFNKTNLVMMPDFPILVENTIDWFFDGCKMNVLKNPPEKLVVGEVKNIESRNESGKLLEKDFTTLLVACALLLMVLEWEVHKRAA, encoded by the coding sequence ATGAAATTTTTAAACCCCTTGGGGTTACTTCTTGGATTGTTATTATTTTTTATTATTCTTCTTTATTTTAAGAAAAAGCAAATCATAGAAAAAAAGGCTTCCAATATTGCTATTTGGGATGAAGTCATCAAAGAAGTAGAAGGGATCAAGTCAAGGAAAATTAATCAATATCTACTTTTGATTATACAATTAATTATAGGGGGATTGATTGTTCTTGCCTTCTCAAAGCTTATATGGATACAAGATTTTAAAGGAGAAGAAATTACCTTTGCTATAGATTGTTCTATTACTATGAAATCAGTAGAAGATGGGAAAACTCATTTTCAAATGGCGAAAGAGAAAATAGAGAATTATATGGAAAATGTAACTCATGATAAAAGAATGAATCTAGTTTTATGTAAAGGAAGTAGTAGCATTTATTTGAAGGATGCCAAAAAAGAAGAAGTGAAAAAAGCAATTAAAAAATTATCTTGTAGTAATGAGAGTTTGAATATAGATTATGCTAGAGAAATTTTAAAAAGCTTATCAGGAGAAAAAATCATTATCACAGATAAAGATCTATCTTTAGGAATGAGTACAATCAAGGTAGGAAATAAATTTGAAAATGTGGGAATTACTTATGCAAACTATGATTATTACACAGATACCCTTTTGTGTAGAATAAAAAACTATGGAAAAAGTCAAAAAGAGGTTTTGATAGGGCTTTATGATGAACAAAAAAGAGATTTAAAACGTATCAACTTAAGTGGAAAAGAAGAAATGGATGTAAGCTTTCAAGGATTAAAAGCTTCTAAAAAGTGGACATTGAAAATAGAGAATGAGGATCTATTAAAAGAGGATAATGTATTTGTTGTAGCCCTAGGAGAAGTGTATAAAAGACAGGTTCTTTTCATTGGAGAAAATTTATTTTTAGAAAAAGCACTTCTTAGTATTCCTTATATTCATGTTGAAAAACAAAAGATAGGAGAACCAATTAAAAAAGATTATGATTTGTATATTGTAGAAAAAGAAGGAAATATACAAAACTTGCCTCAAAATGCGAATGTTTGGTATTTAAGTCCGAACCTTGAACAGATAGATGGAAAAATTAAGGTGGCATCAATGGTGAAAGGGATAAAAAGCCCTTTTACAAAAGATTTAGATTTAACAAAAGTATATACACGTCCTATTTCTTATTTAAAAGAGAAAGAAGGGTATGGGACAATCCTTCAAGCAGATGGTAAGCCTATTATGATTTATGGAAAAGAAAAAATGCAAAGAAATGTTTATGGAAGTATTGATTTTAACAAAACAAATTTAGTGATGATGCCAGATTTTCCAATACTCGTTGAGAATACAATTGATTGGTTTTTCGATGGATGTAAAATGAATGTTCTAAAGAATCCTCCAGAAAAATTGGTAGTAGGAGAAGTAAAAAATATAGAAAGTAGAAACGAGAGTGGAAAGCTTTTAGAAAAAGACTTTACAACACTTTTAGTAGCATGTGCCCTTCTTTTGATGGTTCTTGAATGGGAGGTGCATAAACGTGCAGCTTAA
- a CDS encoding VWA domain-containing protein: MQLNGVVNIKYIILFIIVCIYYFVQAFKIYKIFPKKKFCLWISLRFIAVICLMLVLIKAQIIYTSQNTTTLFVVDQSLSVVSQKSQIEEYINQQIKEKKSKDCFGIITFGKEPMIETPITKEFKSIKIETQVENDFTNIEKALAFATDFFPGNTNKRLVLFTDGNENMGKVENILEKMKENNINSWIYSLKIKNKKDVQLTDLKIPENVHTGELVPVTVVLDANIETEGNLYFFQNENKILQKMIEVHKGNNIFTFEIPIKEEKNIDFRGEIKFKEDLNTKNNILTRTILGKDEPKVLIVGEKEDTKNLVSAFNSLNINYQNDSPKEVVDTLKFLSNFDSICLVNVSHKDLSQEFEKNLNTCVKEQGKGLLVIGGEKTFALGEYANTTLEKMLPVSCRMKGNKKQPNTGLVLVIDASGSMEDESGGVKKIEMAKEAAQRSIEVLESDDYAGVLAFSDRVEWVVPFGKVENKEKINEKIGKLASKGGTLIKPALNKSLEELVGTNTKVKHMILLTDGQGEKKGYESLLSQLKEEKITVSTVAFGKDADTNLLKSLSQSTDGRYYFAKDFYSIPEIFARETYLATKKYLNNRAFQPKLVNEAEFFQGNSVPKLKGYMGTGIKPNANLILESDQEDPIVASWQYGLGNVVAFTSDVNGKWSETWIHWSGFQKFWGNTINYCLASYDEDEMNVQISKKGANVDLYVDTGMLDSGQMINMIIQGPQNIKKEISLKQTRVGHFIGAELLEKKGDYALTFRLKKDGKIVKKTTRTVHLDYSPEYILKDTAHLENLSRVIGNNFLDESTDVFTLPIENKNRSNIPLDFILLPLALIAFIGELWVRKR; the protein is encoded by the coding sequence GTGCAGCTTAATGGAGTCGTAAATATAAAATATATCATTCTTTTTATTATTGTTTGTATTTATTATTTTGTACAGGCTTTTAAAATTTATAAAATTTTCCCTAAAAAGAAATTTTGTCTTTGGATATCTTTGAGATTTATAGCAGTGATTTGTTTAATGTTGGTACTGATAAAGGCACAAATTATTTATACAAGTCAAAATACGACGACTTTATTTGTCGTAGATCAATCTTTAAGTGTAGTAAGTCAAAAAAGTCAAATAGAAGAATATATCAATCAACAAATAAAAGAAAAAAAATCAAAAGATTGTTTTGGAATTATTACATTTGGAAAAGAGCCTATGATAGAAACCCCTATTACAAAGGAATTCAAATCTATCAAGATTGAAACGCAAGTAGAGAATGATTTTACAAATATAGAAAAAGCATTAGCTTTTGCGACAGATTTTTTCCCGGGAAATACCAACAAAAGATTGGTGCTTTTTACAGATGGAAATGAAAATATGGGGAAAGTAGAAAATATTTTAGAAAAAATGAAAGAAAACAATATAAATAGTTGGATTTATTCACTCAAAATAAAAAATAAAAAAGATGTTCAGCTAACAGATTTAAAAATTCCAGAAAACGTTCATACGGGTGAATTAGTACCTGTGACCGTTGTATTAGATGCAAATATAGAAACAGAAGGAAATCTTTATTTTTTCCAAAATGAAAATAAAATTTTGCAAAAAATGATAGAAGTACATAAGGGAAATAATATTTTCACCTTTGAGATTCCTATAAAAGAAGAGAAAAATATTGATTTTAGAGGAGAAATTAAGTTTAAAGAAGATTTAAATACTAAAAATAATATTTTGACAAGGACGATTTTGGGAAAAGATGAGCCAAAGGTTTTAATTGTAGGAGAAAAAGAAGACACAAAGAATTTAGTGAGTGCATTCAATAGCTTAAATATAAATTATCAAAATGATTCACCAAAAGAAGTTGTGGATACATTAAAGTTTCTATCAAACTTTGATTCAATTTGTTTAGTAAATGTTTCTCATAAAGATTTATCGCAAGAATTTGAAAAAAACTTAAATACTTGTGTGAAAGAACAAGGAAAAGGACTTCTTGTGATAGGAGGAGAAAAAACTTTTGCTTTAGGAGAATATGCAAATACAACCCTTGAAAAAATGCTACCCGTATCATGTAGGATGAAAGGAAATAAAAAGCAGCCTAATACAGGATTAGTTCTTGTCATTGATGCATCAGGAAGTATGGAAGATGAAAGTGGCGGGGTTAAAAAGATTGAAATGGCAAAGGAAGCTGCCCAGAGATCCATAGAAGTTTTAGAGTCAGATGATTATGCAGGGGTTTTAGCTTTTTCAGATCGAGTAGAATGGGTTGTTCCTTTTGGGAAAGTAGAAAACAAAGAAAAAATTAATGAGAAAATAGGAAAACTTGCTTCAAAGGGAGGAACCCTTATAAAACCTGCATTAAATAAAAGCTTAGAAGAATTAGTAGGGACAAATACAAAAGTAAAACATATGATTTTACTTACAGATGGACAAGGAGAAAAGAAGGGATACGAATCCTTGTTGAGTCAATTGAAAGAAGAAAAAATAACTGTTTCTACAGTAGCCTTTGGAAAAGATGCAGATACCAATTTATTGAAAAGTTTAAGTCAAAGTACAGATGGAAGATATTATTTTGCAAAAGATTTTTACAGCATCCCTGAAATATTTGCAAGAGAAACGTATCTTGCTACTAAAAAGTATTTAAATAATCGAGCATTTCAACCAAAACTTGTGAATGAAGCAGAATTTTTTCAAGGAAACAGTGTTCCAAAATTAAAGGGATATATGGGAACAGGAATAAAGCCTAATGCCAATTTGATTTTAGAAAGTGATCAAGAGGATCCTATTGTTGCTTCTTGGCAATATGGACTAGGAAATGTAGTAGCCTTTACTTCAGATGTCAATGGAAAGTGGAGTGAGACTTGGATTCATTGGTCAGGATTTCAAAAGTTTTGGGGAAATACTATAAACTATTGCTTAGCCTCTTATGATGAAGATGAAATGAATGTACAGATTAGTAAAAAAGGAGCAAATGTAGATTTATATGTAGATACAGGTATGTTGGATTCAGGACAGATGATCAATATGATTATTCAAGGACCACAAAATATAAAAAAAGAAATTTCATTAAAACAAACAAGAGTAGGTCATTTTATAGGAGCAGAATTATTAGAGAAAAAAGGAGATTATGCTCTCACCTTTAGATTAAAAAAGGATGGAAAAATAGTAAAGAAAACAACAAGAACAGTACACCTTGATTATTCTCCTGAATATATATTAAAAGATACAGCCCATTTAGAAAATCTTTCGAGAGTAATAGGAAATAATTTTTTAGATGAAAGTACCGATGTTTTTACATTACCGATTGAAAACAAAAATAGGTCTAATATACCTTTAGATTTTATTTTATTACCATTAGCTTTAATTGCTTTTATTGGAGAGCTATGGGTGAGAAAAAGATAA
- a CDS encoding DUF4430 domain-containing protein has product MKKIRLIFSLWMIMVLMITNLGWSNAEREKEGSNVVVIDGVTYKNYKGPVQGEIKYKEGRPASQNSKVRKASGDIESPYHVNLVVTTDFGHKKVYAKNVGLVKDEVGMEILFRNLDIQTAYGGGFVNAINGIESKFTFYTGKNRKKQDWFYWVNGILAPVGVAEYRPSPGDVVWWDYHDWGTTMFAPAVIGSYPQPFKSGFWGKNPGTVIMYADGYKDEAEKLKASLMKQGVKQIDLSFFNPKVLEKPKKYYILLGTWDKLSQKSQLMKDINRKNKLIGTYVKFEGGKVKALDFKGKSRASYDHAGAIYAYAAGIGSVCPIWMVTGTDDEGVKKALDVLLNKPKAIDKHFSAVISKNGIENVPYVN; this is encoded by the coding sequence ATGAAAAAAATAAGATTAATCTTTTCTTTATGGATGATTATGGTTCTTATGATAACTAATTTAGGATGGAGTAATGCAGAGAGAGAAAAAGAAGGATCTAATGTAGTTGTGATAGATGGCGTGACCTACAAAAACTATAAAGGGCCTGTTCAAGGAGAAATCAAATATAAGGAAGGTAGACCAGCAAGTCAAAATTCAAAAGTACGTAAGGCATCTGGAGATATTGAAAGCCCATATCATGTAAATTTAGTTGTAACTACTGATTTTGGACATAAAAAAGTATATGCAAAAAATGTTGGACTTGTAAAAGATGAAGTGGGTATGGAAATATTATTTAGAAATTTAGATATTCAAACTGCCTATGGTGGTGGATTTGTGAATGCTATTAATGGAATTGAATCAAAATTTACATTTTATACAGGAAAGAATAGAAAAAAACAAGACTGGTTTTATTGGGTAAATGGTATTTTAGCACCAGTAGGAGTGGCAGAATATAGACCAAGCCCTGGGGATGTAGTATGGTGGGATTATCATGACTGGGGCACAACTATGTTTGCACCAGCTGTTATTGGATCTTATCCCCAACCTTTTAAAAGTGGATTTTGGGGCAAAAATCCAGGAACGGTTATTATGTACGCAGATGGATATAAAGATGAAGCAGAGAAACTAAAGGCAAGTCTTATGAAACAAGGGGTTAAGCAAATAGATTTATCATTTTTTAATCCAAAGGTTTTAGAAAAGCCTAAAAAATATTACATTTTACTAGGAACATGGGATAAATTATCACAAAAAAGTCAACTTATGAAGGATATCAATAGAAAAAATAAATTAATTGGTACTTATGTGAAATTTGAGGGTGGAAAGGTAAAAGCTTTAGATTTTAAAGGAAAATCTAGAGCATCTTATGACCATGCTGGCGCTATCTATGCTTATGCAGCTGGAATAGGAAGTGTTTGTCCTATTTGGATGGTGACAGGAACGGATGATGAAGGAGTAAAGAAAGCATTAGATGTACTACTAAATAAACCAAAGGCTATTGACAAACATTTTAGTGCAGTGATCTCAAAAAACGGAATAGAAAATGTACCTTATGTTAACTAA
- a CDS encoding DUF58 domain-containing protein, whose product MDAFLKEIEGLKILPRKRLLKGGKGNYKGQGFGNSLDFYGHREYLKGDDIRKIDWKAYTRTEKFYIKEFTEERQMHVNIILDMSASMDFGLPNKWEIAKKYALGMSYLTLKQNDYLSFYTLNNELRSIQKNIKGKEYFYELLKIISNNQPKGVTDFSSISGVDHFMSGMTFIISDCFGNGLEKVLNLLCVGGQEVVLIHVLSADELNPNHEEELKLIDVETGDIRRIHFNDRVKEIYIRKMKAFIELCKNVCTSREVRYVLAPTDKDAVEMMTNLLGGF is encoded by the coding sequence TTGGATGCTTTTTTAAAGGAAATAGAAGGTTTAAAGATATTGCCTAGGAAAAGACTGCTCAAAGGAGGAAAAGGGAATTACAAAGGACAAGGTTTTGGGAATTCACTAGACTTTTATGGGCATAGAGAATATCTCAAGGGCGATGATATTCGAAAGATTGATTGGAAAGCTTATACTCGAACGGAAAAATTTTATATAAAAGAATTTACAGAGGAGCGACAGATGCATGTAAATATTATACTAGATATGAGTGCTTCCATGGATTTTGGGCTTCCGAATAAGTGGGAAATAGCAAAAAAATATGCTTTAGGGATGAGCTATTTGACATTAAAACAAAATGATTATTTGAGTTTTTATACACTAAATAATGAATTAAGAAGCATTCAGAAGAATATAAAGGGAAAGGAATATTTTTATGAGTTATTAAAAATAATTTCTAACAACCAACCTAAAGGGGTTACTGATTTTAGTAGTATTTCTGGGGTAGATCATTTTATGTCTGGGATGACCTTTATTATTTCTGATTGTTTTGGAAATGGATTAGAAAAGGTATTAAACCTTTTATGTGTAGGGGGACAGGAAGTTGTTTTAATCCATGTATTATCAGCTGATGAATTAAACCCTAATCATGAAGAAGAATTAAAGCTGATTGATGTTGAAACAGGGGATATAAGAAGAATCCATTTTAATGATAGAGTAAAAGAAATATATATAAGAAAAATGAAAGCATTTATAGAATTGTGTAAAAATGTTTGTACATCAAGGGAAGTAAGATATGTACTTGCTCCAACAGACAAAGATGCTGTTGAAATGATGACGAATTTATTAGGGGGTTTTTAA